One segment of Triticum aestivum cultivar Chinese Spring chromosome 2A, IWGSC CS RefSeq v2.1, whole genome shotgun sequence DNA contains the following:
- the LOC123185645 gene encoding uncharacterized protein, translating into MAAMARSNSSNGHGYHHEASTTSSSSSSTSLARGRRSLEQQVPGTPGRPLLFLTSSSSSPAHPQLVSSRRSVPSKWEDAEKWLTQSSDHRGHHHGKAASKQHHIGGPAPATARRTSLDANALALYTLPAEVLLKDKYTDNVEPSKESFVFRSSYCEPAKNGAAAVTCGDDDFHRRDVGTEMTPLGSSPTSRCHTPVKSTSPARHNTPTGRSGPLVPYNSGSGMDISELTDCHFAKLDLGAQFDSMLVNWSSKEEEEEEVSKSLRHFEASAGDGGRACDKRVAAVTECRWEDDERAKSCIRYQREEAKIQAWINLESAKAEAQSRKLEVKIQKMRSNLEEKLMKRMTSVHRRGEEWRAAAQAQHLQQLRRATTEHQARRVKTISHHLSGTGSNASCGCFPCNSDNIISGNLLNY; encoded by the exons atggcggccaTGGCCAGGAGCAACAGCAGCAATGGCCACGGCTACCACCACGAGGCGTCcaccacttcctcctcctcttcctccacgtCGTTGGCTCGGGGGCGGAGATCACTGGAGCAGCAGGTCCCCGGGACACCGGGGCGGCCGTTGCTGTTCCTCACCTCATCCTCCTCGAGCCCGGCCCACCCCCAGCTCGTCTCCTCGAGGAGGTCGGTACCTTCCAAGTGGGAGGACGCGGAGAAGTGGCTGACGCAGTCGTCCGACCACCGCGGCCATCACCATGGCAAGGCGGCCTCCAAGCAGCACCACATTGGAGGACCGGCGCCGGCAACGGCGAGGAGGACCTCACTAGACGCCAATGCGCTTGCTTTGTACACACTACCTGCAGAGGTGCTCCTCAAAG ACAAGTACACCGACAACGTGGAGCCGTCCAAAGAGAGCTTCGTGTTCCGGAGCTCCTACTGCGAGCCGGCCAAGAATGGCGCTGCGGCGGTGACCTGCGGAGATGATGACTTCCACCGGAGGGACGTCGGCACGGAGATGACGCCCCTGGGGAGCTCCCCGACCTCACGGTGCCACACGCCGGTCAAAAGCACCTCCCCGGCAAGGCACAACACGCCGACGGGCCGGTCGGGGCCCCTTGTGCCGTACAACAGCGGCAGTGGCATGGACATCTCGGAGCTGACGGACTGCCATTTCGCCAAGCTGGACCTGGGCGCGCAGTTCGATTCCATGCTCGTCAACTGGAGctccaaggaggaggaggaagaggaggtgtcCAAGAGCCTCAGGCACTTCGAGGCCAgcgccggcgacggcggcagaGCCTGCGATAAGCGGGTTGCCGCCGTCACCGAGTGCCGGTGGGAAGACGATGAGAGAGCCAAGAGTTGCATAAG GTATCAGAGGGAAGAGGCAAAGATTCAGGCCTGGATTAACCTGGAGAGTGCCAAAGCTGAAGCACAATCCAGAAAGCTAGAG GTGAAGATTCAGAAGATGCGATCGAACCTGGAGGAGAAGCTGATGAAGAGGATGACGAGCGTGCACAGGCGCGGCGAGGAGTGGCGCGCGGCGGCGCAGGCGCAGCACCTGCAGCAGCTCCGGCGCGCCACCACGGAGCACCAGGCCCGGCGGGTGAAGACGATCAGCCACCACCTCTCCGGGACCGGGAGCAATGCGTCCTGCGGCTGCTTCCCCTGCAACAGTGACAACATCATCAGCGGCAACCTCCTCAACTATTAG